In Crassostrea angulata isolate pt1a10 chromosome 4, ASM2561291v2, whole genome shotgun sequence, one genomic interval encodes:
- the LOC128179434 gene encoding solute carrier family 22 member 4-like — protein MKTTSDYLEEVIEEIGGFGKFQVLLHGSILLSKVSITWSLLIMAFAGAAPDWWCVYPNTTYTPASGAINYNTTVLPSSSPNVTVPEMTKSFQTCTPPSNESSVCQSFVFDDSMRTIINEWGLICDDKWVTATVSSVQMAGLLISGLLGGQLADVIGRKPTFYVSILILSVSNIVAGFSTSWIMFAVTRFIIGLGCGAYLTVFYTFSVEFTPTKFRPIQIAVPDWSIWAALLGFFSYILKDWKSLHILTGGLTGLSLFTWWIVPESFRWLVSHDKLAEADKVIKKIARMNNHPKPDLNKLRTVVDSDPSFQGSRQYTFLELIRDRSLLKTTALAGVGWFSCGYAYYAISYSVDQLSGDLYLNMFLLSVIDIPALMSIWYLSNRLGRRWTCLGYFMIGSAACLGVAVSQMIDMDSGLQKTLINGFALAAKFGVSASWAAIMAFTTEVYPTVVRNIGYGTQNSISRIGALIAPQLVLVNKVTPGVMYIICFVVTLTSAITCLLLKETKDKTISDNLEVRVAANRK, from the exons ATGAAGACGACAAGTGACTACCTGGAGGAAGTGATCGAGGAGATCGGGGGGTTCGGGAAGTTCCAGGTCCTCCTCCACGGCAGCATCCTCCTCAGCAAGGTCTCCATCACCTGGAGCCTCCTCATCATGGCCTTCGCGGGGGCGGCGCCGGATTGGTGGTGTGTGTACCCTAACACCACATATACCCCCGCCAGCGGCGCTATCAACTACAACACCACCGTATTACCTTCTTCTTCTCCCAACGTCACGGTCCCGGAGATGACGAAGTCGTTCCAAACTTGTACCCCTCCGTCCAATGAATCCTCTGTCTGTCAGTCCTTCGTGTTTGATGACAGTATGAGAACTATCATCAACGAG TGGGGGTTAATTTGTGACGACAAGTGGGTCACGGCAACAGTCTCCTCGGTGCAGATGGCGGGTCTCCTGATTTCCGGTCTGCTGGGGGGACAGCTCGCCGACGTGATTGGCCGGAAGCCGACTTTCTACGTCTCCATCCTCATCCTCTCCGTCTCCAACATCGTCGCTGGATTCTCCACCTCATGGATCATGTTCGCCGTCACTCGATTTATCATTGGGCTCGGGTGCGGGGCCTACCTGACCGTGTTCTACACCTTTTCTGTGGAGTTTACGCCCACTAAATTCCGGCCGATTCAAATCGCCGTTCCTGATTGGTCCATATGGGCCGCACTCTTGGGCTTCTTTTCTTACATACTGAAGGACTGGAAAAGCCTTCACATCTTGACAGGGGGCCTAACTGGACTAAGCCTCTTTACCTGGTG gatTGTCCCAGAGAGCTTCCGATGGTTGGTGTCCCATGACAAATTGGCGGAAGCAGATAAAGTCATCAAGAAAATAGCTCGAATGAATAATCATCCCAAACCCGATCTAAATAAGCTACGGACTGTCGTCGATTCGGACCCCTCGTTCCAAGGGAGCCGCCAATACACCTTCCTGGAACTGATCCGGGACAGATCACTGCTCAAAACCACGGCACTGGCTGGTGTTGGTTG GTTTTCGTGTGGTTACGCGTATTACGCCATTTCGTACAGCGTGGATCAACTCTCAGGAGACCTCTACCTCAACATGTTTCTACTCAGTGTTATAGACATCCCGGCTCTGATGAGCATCTGGTACCTCAGTAACCG GTTGGGGCGGCGCTGGACTTGCCTGGGGTATTTTATGATTGGATCGGCGGCCTGTCTCGGAGTTGCTGTATCTCAGATGATTG ATATGGACTCTGGCCTTCAAAAAACTTTGATTAATGGCTTCGCGCTCGCCGCTAAGTTTGGAGTTTCCGCCTCATGGGCTGCCATTATGGCTTTTACAACGGAAGTATATCCAACTGTCGTaag GAACATCGGCTATGGAACTCAGAACTCCATTTCAAGAATCGGTGCTCTCATAGCACCTCAGCTAGTTTTGGTG AACAAAGTAACACCAGGAGTGATGTACATCATCTGCTTTGTTGTGACCTTAACCTCAGCCATCACGTGCCTTCTTCTGAAAGAAACTAAAGACAAAACAATTTCTGACAACCTGGAGGTTCGTGTTGCGGCGAACCGAAAGTGA